A genome region from Tolypothrix sp. PCC 7712 includes the following:
- a CDS encoding vWA domain-containing protein: MLDNRDYTLIIDKSGSMATPDQKGGRTRWLAAHESTLALASKCEQFDPDGITIYVFSGKFKRYENVTSAKVSQIFQENDPSGTTDLAGVLKHATDDYFQRKAANQTKPNGETILVVTDGEPDDRKAVMKVIIEASRKMDRDEELAISFIQVGTDANATRFLKVLDDELQGAGAKFDICDTVTMEDMEDMSLAEVLLNAIND, translated from the coding sequence ATGCTAGACAATCGTGATTACACTTTAATTATTGATAAAAGCGGGAGTATGGCTACCCCCGATCAAAAAGGTGGTAGAACCAGATGGCTAGCTGCACATGAATCAACTTTAGCCCTAGCTAGTAAATGCGAACAATTTGATCCAGATGGGATTACTATTTATGTCTTTTCTGGTAAATTTAAACGCTATGAAAATGTAACATCTGCGAAAGTATCACAAATTTTCCAAGAAAACGATCCATCTGGAACTACTGATTTAGCTGGAGTACTAAAACACGCAACTGATGATTACTTTCAACGTAAGGCTGCTAATCAAACTAAGCCCAATGGTGAGACAATTTTAGTAGTTACTGATGGAGAACCAGACGATCGCAAAGCTGTAATGAAAGTGATCATCGAAGCTTCCCGGAAGATGGATCGCGATGAAGAGTTAGCGATTTCTTTCATTCAAGTGGGTACAGATGCTAATGCTACTCGCTTCCTCAAAGTCTTAGATGATGAACTCCAAGGAGCTGGTGCGAAGTTTGATATCTGCGACACAGTTACAATGGAAGATATGGAAGATATGAGTCTTGCAGAAGTGCTACTCAATGCCATAAATGACTAA
- a CDS encoding salt stress protein, Slr1339 family: MDAIDKLLAELKNEYQEPKPSQPQPQPQPQLGIAQPAIPTSPKAASLIDNLLDEVKADFAQVDAAEQLQRQQELEQERIRQEQLKAKQLAALKKQAEEWLAKLDPFSPEGLWFERFAEGYPSKLAAAIEYLQNN, translated from the coding sequence ATGGATGCCATTGATAAGCTGTTAGCTGAACTCAAAAATGAATATCAGGAACCAAAACCCTCTCAACCTCAGCCACAGCCACAGCCTCAGCTAGGTATAGCCCAACCTGCAATCCCAACATCACCAAAAGCAGCCTCATTAATTGATAACCTTTTGGACGAAGTGAAAGCAGATTTTGCCCAAGTCGATGCAGCTGAACAATTGCAAAGACAGCAAGAATTAGAGCAAGAACGTATTCGCCAAGAACAACTGAAAGCAAAACAACTAGCAGCTTTGAAAAAACAGGCAGAAGAATGGCTAGCTAAATTAGATCCATTTTCACCTGAAGGGCTGTGGTTTGAAAGATTTGCTGAAGGATATCCTTCAAAATTAGCAGCAGCAATTGAATATTTGCAAAACAATTAG
- a CDS encoding filamentous hemagglutinin N-terminal domain-containing protein, whose product MLTTKKQSKFVNLKILLGLPLVIWSLANIRLTAAAQVIPDNSLPINTIVTTNDATFNIDGGTRVGNNLFHSFEQFSLLTGQTSSFNNSTDIQNIISRITGSAISNIDGLIRTQGTANLFLINPNGIVFGANASLNIGGSLIASTANSIKFTDGSEFSATSPQTHTLLTVSIPLGLQYGPTNTGMITVNGPGNNTGFNQDNFSVITDNRPVGLQVQSQKTLALVGGDIAIAGGNLTAQEGRIELGSVGTNSFVKLNPITSGWELSYEDVNSFQDINLSQAASLEVSGNSGGTIKLQGRNIQIKDASAMLANTLGNGSGGTLNIKGVDSVAVSGSSLSPIPFITYLSTDVAPGAIGNGGNLFIDTKSLLVAGGAQISSGTFGSGNAGTLKVKAQEVELTGDSRVAGPSGLFTPVAPGATGNGGNLVIETDNLLINNGAQAFSNTFGFGNAGNIQINATNIRLIGASGRISSGIFANSESGTQGAGGNITIDTQNLYVANGARMAVSTFNSKDGGILTVKAKEIELVGGAASVGSSGLFANVESRATGNGGQLLVDTDSLQMAGGAQIAALTFGSGNAGTVQVKANQMQLSGSSPGGSPTGLLANVESGAKGNGGNLFIDTQSLQLINGAQIGTGTFSSGNAGDLNIQANDVELIGSSSKAPSMIFTTVTSNATGKGGNLNLDTQTLRLIDGGQIASSTAGSGNAGNLTVKATDIEAVGYSKQGRSGLFASAIQGNGDGGNLAIATDNLTLKDGGIISASNFHSINSNISPGQGKAGNIQIAAGAILLDNTSAENPASITASTLSGGGGNIFLNVQQSLTARNGSQISADTKGSGDGGSININADSLEFTTGAYLTTSTAGKGNAGLINIDARSMLFDGYSNGLFTGAFSEAKAESQGNGGNIQVTSDILQLNNQARISTNSAGLGQAGNITINSRQIKTNQGNIVATSTKTGGGNLNITSNLLLLNNNSLISTSVLDSNGGGGNIYINSDFVLAHNHSDIRANAVFGPGGNIQIQTQGIFFSPDSKIDASSQFGVNGIVTITNLETSKNIANIELSKNIVDSNQQIAASCRGDRANNFVVTGRGGLPENPTDAILGKTVWTDLRELSPKVGVEAKVGGNKQEVLPQISQNTPSVIIEAQGWTVNSNGQLELIANSVNTIPPVSSNSAPTCSAI is encoded by the coding sequence ATGCTAACGACGAAAAAACAGAGCAAATTTGTCAACCTCAAAATTTTGCTGGGCTTACCTCTTGTTATCTGGTCGTTAGCAAATATCAGGTTAACTGCTGCGGCACAAGTGATTCCAGATAATTCTCTACCTATTAATACAATTGTCACTACAAATGATGCAACCTTTAACATCGATGGCGGCACTAGAGTAGGTAATAATTTATTTCACAGCTTTGAACAGTTTTCCCTGCTCACAGGACAAACATCATCTTTTAATAACTCTACTGATATTCAAAATATTATCAGCCGCATCACTGGCAGCGCTATCTCAAATATTGATGGTTTAATTCGTACCCAAGGCACAGCTAACCTATTTCTCATCAACCCTAATGGTATTGTTTTTGGCGCTAATGCTTCTTTAAATATTGGTGGTTCTTTGATTGCCTCAACAGCCAACAGCATCAAATTTACTGATGGTAGTGAATTTAGTGCTACCAGTCCTCAAACACACACTCTGCTGACAGTTAGTATTCCGTTGGGGTTGCAATATGGGCCTACTAATACAGGCATGATTACTGTTAATGGCCCAGGAAATAATACAGGTTTTAATCAAGATAACTTTTCTGTAATTACAGACAATAGACCTGTAGGACTTCAGGTACAGTCACAGAAAACCCTCGCTTTGGTAGGTGGAGATATTGCGATCGCAGGGGGTAATCTGACTGCACAAGAAGGACGAATTGAGCTAGGAAGTGTTGGCACAAACAGTTTTGTCAAACTCAATCCTATTACCTCTGGTTGGGAATTGAGTTATGAGGATGTTAATAGTTTTCAAGACATTAACCTTTCGCAAGCAGCCTCCCTAGAAGTCAGCGGCAATAGTGGCGGTACTATCAAGTTACAGGGGCGTAATATCCAAATCAAAGATGCCTCTGCGATGTTGGCAAATACTTTGGGTAATGGTTCTGGTGGAACACTGAACATTAAGGGAGTAGATTCTGTAGCAGTCAGTGGCAGTTCGCTATCACCAATTCCTTTTATTACTTATTTATCTACCGATGTGGCTCCTGGAGCCATCGGTAATGGCGGCAATTTATTTATTGATACAAAAAGTTTGCTGGTTGCTGGTGGCGCTCAGATTTCTAGTGGCACCTTTGGTTCTGGTAATGCCGGAACTTTAAAAGTTAAAGCCCAAGAAGTAGAATTGACTGGTGATTCGCGTGTTGCGGGTCCTAGCGGCTTATTTACACCAGTTGCACCCGGAGCCACAGGTAATGGCGGTAACTTAGTAATTGAAACAGATAACTTATTAATTAATAATGGCGCACAGGCATTTTCTAATACATTTGGCTTCGGAAATGCCGGGAATATTCAAATCAATGCAACAAATATACGGTTAATTGGTGCTTCAGGCAGGATTTCCAGTGGCATATTTGCTAATTCAGAATCTGGTACCCAAGGCGCTGGCGGTAATATAACTATTGATACGCAAAACTTATATGTTGCTAATGGCGCTAGGATGGCAGTCAGCACCTTCAATTCAAAAGATGGAGGAATTTTAACTGTTAAGGCAAAAGAGATAGAGTTAGTAGGAGGTGCAGCTAGTGTGGGTTCCAGTGGCTTATTTGCCAATGTGGAATCAAGAGCCACGGGTAATGGCGGTCAATTGTTGGTTGATACCGACAGCTTGCAAATGGCTGGTGGCGCACAGATAGCAGCACTAACCTTTGGCTCTGGAAATGCGGGAACTGTGCAAGTGAAAGCAAATCAGATGCAACTAAGTGGTAGTTCTCCAGGAGGGTCACCCACTGGTTTATTAGCAAATGTAGAATCAGGAGCTAAGGGGAATGGTGGTAATTTATTCATTGATACCCAAAGTTTACAGTTGATCAATGGCGCTCAAATTGGTACAGGTACGTTTAGTTCTGGAAACGCAGGAGATTTAAATATTCAGGCAAATGATGTAGAGCTCATAGGTAGTTCTAGTAAAGCTCCTAGCATGATATTTACTACTGTCACATCCAATGCTACAGGTAAGGGGGGAAACTTAAACCTAGATACCCAAACCTTGCGCCTGATAGATGGAGGTCAAATTGCTAGTAGTACTGCTGGCTCTGGAAATGCAGGGAATTTGACAGTCAAAGCTACTGATATAGAAGCTGTAGGGTATAGCAAACAAGGACGCAGTGGTTTATTTGCTAGTGCAATTCAAGGCAATGGCGATGGCGGTAACTTAGCGATCGCAACTGACAATTTAACTCTTAAAGATGGTGGCATTATTAGTGCTAGTAATTTCCACAGCATTAACTCTAATATTTCCCCAGGGCAAGGAAAAGCTGGGAATATTCAAATTGCAGCTGGTGCTATTTTACTAGATAACACCTCCGCGGAAAATCCTGCTAGCATCACCGCATCTACATTATCTGGTGGTGGCGGCAATATATTTTTAAATGTGCAACAATCATTAACTGCTCGCAATGGTAGTCAAATATCTGCTGACACTAAAGGCAGTGGTGATGGTGGCAGTATTAATATTAATGCTGACTCTCTAGAATTTACGACTGGCGCTTACTTAACTACTAGTACTGCAGGTAAAGGCAATGCAGGTTTAATTAATATTGATGCCCGTTCTATGCTGTTTGATGGCTATAGTAATGGATTATTTACGGGCGCTTTTAGCGAAGCTAAAGCAGAATCACAAGGCAATGGCGGTAATATTCAAGTTACAAGTGATATTTTGCAGTTGAATAATCAAGCTCGTATATCTACTAATAGTGCAGGTTTAGGTCAAGCTGGAAATATCACGATTAACTCTCGACAAATAAAAACTAATCAAGGCAACATTGTTGCAACTTCTACTAAAACTGGTGGTGGTAATTTAAACATAACTAGTAATTTATTGTTGCTCAATAACAATAGTTTAATTAGTACTAGTGTGTTAGATAGTAATGGTGGTGGTGGCAATATTTATATTAATTCTGATTTTGTTTTAGCTCACAATCACAGTGATATTAGAGCTAATGCTGTATTTGGGCCAGGAGGTAATATTCAAATACAAACTCAAGGCATTTTCTTTTCTCCAGATAGCAAAATTGATGCAAGTTCACAATTTGGGGTGAATGGTATTGTCACCATTACTAACTTAGAAACTAGTAAAAATATTGCCAATATAGAATTATCAAAAAATATTGTAGACTCTAATCAACAAATTGCTGCTAGTTGTCGAGGCGATCGCGCCAATAATTTTGTCGTCACAGGACGGGGTGGATTACCAGAAAACCCTACTGACGCTATTCTTGGCAAGACTGTTTGGACAGATTTACGTGAGTTGTCGCCAAAAGTAGGAGTAGAGGCAAAAGTAGGAGGTAACAAACAAGAAGTGTTGCCGCAAATATCTCAAAATACACCATCCGTAATTATTGAGGCTCAAGGATGGACAGTTAATAGTAATGGACAATTAGAGCTAATAGCGAATTCTGTGAATACTATTCCTCCCGTATCTAGCAATTCTGCACCTACTTGCAGTGCAATATAA
- the hetI gene encoding 4'-phosphopantetheinyl transferase HetI: MNNPQYLWLPSPREVTLSPNEVHVWCINLDKSVEELQYLATILSSDEFARAERFYFPEHRQRFIAGRGSLRTILSCYLGISPQEVQFDYEPRGKPLLASKFSYSGLTFNLSHSQNLALCAVSQNRQIGIDLEYIRPMSDLESLAQRFFLPGEYDLVRSLSPEQQSSVFFRYWTCKEAYLKATGEGIAQLEQIEISLTPTASAKLQTVTGWSLLEIPAADNYAAAVVVAGVGWDLKCWQYREVKD, from the coding sequence ATGAACAATCCTCAGTATTTATGGTTACCATCGCCCAGAGAAGTAACTTTGTCACCAAATGAGGTTCATGTTTGGTGTATAAATCTTGACAAATCAGTAGAGGAGTTGCAATATTTAGCAACAATCCTCTCTAGCGATGAATTTGCTCGTGCTGAAAGATTTTATTTTCCAGAACATCGCCAACGTTTTATTGCTGGTCGTGGTAGCTTGCGGACTATATTAAGTTGTTATTTGGGAATTTCTCCCCAAGAAGTGCAGTTTGATTATGAACCTCGTGGTAAACCACTATTGGCAAGTAAATTTTCTTACAGTGGATTGACGTTTAATTTATCGCACTCCCAAAATTTAGCTTTGTGTGCAGTTAGTCAAAATCGCCAAATCGGGATAGACCTAGAATATATTCGCCCCATGTCGGATTTGGAATCTCTGGCTCAACGGTTCTTTTTACCAGGAGAATATGATCTAGTGCGATCGCTATCTCCAGAGCAACAATCTTCAGTATTTTTTCGTTATTGGACTTGTAAAGAAGCTTACTTAAAAGCCACAGGCGAGGGCATAGCGCAGTTAGAGCAAATTGAAATTTCCCTCACGCCTACAGCATCAGCTAAGTTACAGACAGTAACAGGCTGGAGTTTACTAGAAATACCCGCTGCTGACAATTATGCAGCTGCTGTAGTTGTAGCTGGTGTTGGCTGGGATTTGAAATGCTGGCAATATAGAGAAGTTAAGGATTAG